From a region of the Myroides sp. JBRI-B21084 genome:
- the eno gene encoding phosphopyruvate hydratase: MSTIVKIHARQILDSRGNPTVEVDVITENGVLGRAAVPSGASTGEHEAVELRDGGKHWMGKGVLNAVKNVNEVIAENIVGYSVFEQNAIDQAMIELDGTPNKSNIGANAILGVSLAVAKAAANELGMPLYRYVGGVSANTLPVPMMNIINGGSHSDAPIAFQEFMIMPVSATNFTEAMQMGTEIFHNLKKVLHDRNLSTAVGDEGGFAPNLAGGTEDALDSIKLAVEKAGYVFGKDIMIALDCAASEFYVEGKYDYKKFEGESGKVRTSEEQASYLAELCEKYPIISIEDGMYEDDWAGWNLLTQKIGDKVQLVGDDLFVTNVARLQRGINENTANSILIKVNQIGTLSETIAAVNMAHNAGYTSVMSHRSGETEDNTIADLAVALNCGQIKTGSASRSDRMSKYNQLLRIEEELGSVAYYPQSKAFKIKR; the protein is encoded by the coding sequence ATGAGTACAATTGTAAAAATTCACGCACGCCAGATATTAGACTCTCGCGGAAACCCAACAGTAGAAGTAGACGTAATCACTGAAAACGGTGTTTTAGGTCGTGCTGCAGTTCCATCAGGTGCATCAACAGGTGAACATGAAGCAGTAGAATTACGCGATGGTGGCAAACATTGGATGGGAAAAGGCGTTTTAAACGCTGTTAAAAACGTAAACGAAGTTATTGCAGAAAACATTGTAGGTTACAGTGTTTTTGAACAAAATGCAATTGATCAGGCAATGATTGAATTAGATGGTACTCCAAACAAATCAAACATTGGTGCAAACGCCATTTTAGGTGTATCGCTAGCCGTAGCAAAAGCAGCTGCTAATGAACTAGGCATGCCCTTATATCGTTATGTAGGTGGTGTTTCAGCAAACACATTACCAGTTCCAATGATGAATATTATTAATGGTGGATCACACTCTGACGCTCCAATTGCTTTTCAAGAATTTATGATCATGCCCGTTTCTGCTACTAATTTTACAGAAGCAATGCAAATGGGAACCGAAATTTTCCACAATCTTAAAAAAGTTTTACACGATAGAAATTTAAGCACAGCTGTTGGCGACGAAGGTGGTTTTGCACCTAATCTAGCAGGCGGAACTGAAGACGCATTAGATTCAATTAAACTAGCTGTTGAAAAAGCAGGTTATGTTTTTGGAAAAGACATTATGATTGCTTTAGATTGTGCAGCTTCTGAATTTTATGTAGAAGGAAAATACGACTACAAAAAATTTGAAGGCGAATCAGGAAAAGTACGCACATCTGAAGAACAAGCTTCTTATTTAGCTGAATTGTGTGAAAAGTACCCAATTATTTCTATTGAAGACGGTATGTATGAAGACGATTGGGCTGGTTGGAATTTATTAACTCAAAAAATTGGTGATAAAGTTCAATTAGTGGGCGATGATTTATTTGTAACAAACGTAGCTCGTTTACAACGTGGTATAAACGAAAACACAGCCAATTCAATTTTAATTAAAGTGAACCAAATTGGTACGTTAAGCGAAACAATTGCTGCTGTAAACATGGCACACAATGCAGGTTACACTTCGGTAATGAGTCACCGCTCTGGAGAAACTGAAGACAATACTATTGCAGATTTAGCTGTAGCTTTAAACTGCGGACAAATTAAAACAGGTTCTGCTTCACGTTCAGACCGTATGAGTAAATACAACCAATTATTACGTATTGAAGAAGAATTAGGAAGTGTTGCTTATTACCCGCAAAGCAAAGCTTTTAAAATAAAAAGATAA
- the murI gene encoding glutamate racemase has product MNDTRPIGLFDSGIGGTTVWQAVNNILPNENTLFLGDSLNAPYGQKTKEEIIHLSKKNTEWLLNKNAKIIIVACNTATTNAITELRNTYKVPIIGIEPAIKPAALNTQTGVVGVLATQGTLQSKKYTEAQTLYPNVTFINQIGYNIVQIIEEGGLYSTELKDLLTTYLSPMVEKNIDHLVLGCTHYPYLTPILQQILPQNIKIIDSGLAVAKHTKKILEQQNLLKTDNKLGISEFYTTKNVEIMQSFIQQKGIAKLIKI; this is encoded by the coding sequence ATGAACGATACACGTCCTATAGGTTTATTTGATTCTGGTATAGGTGGCACCACCGTGTGGCAAGCTGTAAATAATATTTTACCTAATGAAAACACCCTATTTTTAGGTGATAGTTTAAACGCACCCTATGGCCAAAAAACGAAAGAAGAAATTATACACTTATCTAAAAAAAACACTGAATGGTTGCTTAATAAAAACGCAAAAATAATAATTGTTGCATGCAATACCGCAACAACCAATGCCATTACCGAATTACGCAACACTTACAAAGTACCTATAATTGGAATTGAACCTGCTATAAAACCTGCTGCTTTAAACACCCAAACTGGTGTTGTTGGTGTACTAGCCACTCAAGGTACTTTACAAAGCAAAAAATATACAGAAGCACAAACTTTATATCCAAACGTAACTTTTATAAACCAAATAGGGTATAATATTGTGCAAATTATTGAAGAAGGAGGATTGTATTCAACCGAACTTAAAGATTTATTAACAACCTACCTATCGCCAATGGTTGAAAAAAACATAGATCATTTGGTTTTAGGTTGCACCCACTACCCTTACCTAACCCCAATATTGCAACAAATTTTACCACAAAACATAAAAATTATAGATTCCGGCTTAGCTGTTGCTAAACACACTAAAAAAATATTAGAACAACAAAACCTACTTAAAACTGATAACAAATTAGGCATCTCAGAATTTTACACCACTAAAAATGTAGAAATTATGCAAAGTTTTATTCAGCAAAAAGGCATTGCAAAACTTATAAAAATTTAA
- a CDS encoding OmpH family outer membrane protein, protein MRKLKKLFLAALMVVGFNVAAQAQEVAHINVSELIPLMPESKTAKDELTKLQDKYKKELETMQKDFQTKGQKYQSEAATAGDALNQTRMKEMQEMEERIGMFAQNAQQEMAKKEMALSEPILTKAQQAIHKVARAKGYKYVLDSTIGSGVILADGPNLMAEVKKELKILN, encoded by the coding sequence ATGAGAAAATTAAAAAAATTGTTTTTGGCAGCATTAATGGTTGTAGGTTTTAACGTGGCTGCACAAGCACAAGAAGTAGCACACATTAACGTATCAGAGTTAATTCCTTTAATGCCTGAGTCTAAAACAGCTAAAGACGAATTAACAAAATTGCAAGACAAATACAAAAAAGAATTGGAAACAATGCAAAAGGACTTTCAAACTAAAGGTCAAAAATACCAATCAGAAGCTGCTACAGCTGGTGATGCATTAAACCAAACACGTATGAAAGAAATGCAAGAAATGGAAGAACGCATTGGTATGTTTGCTCAAAATGCACAACAAGAAATGGCTAAAAAAGAAATGGCTTTATCTGAACCAATTTTAACTAAAGCACAGCAAGCAATTCACAAAGTAGCGCGTGCAAAAGGTTACAAATATGTATTAGATTCTACAATTGGCTCAGGGGTTATCTTAGCCGATGGTCCTAATTTAATGGCTGAAGTTAAAAAAGAATTAAAAATTTTGAACTAA
- a CDS encoding OmpH family outer membrane protein codes for MKKIVSFLLLTMCTAGFAQKGRIAYIDSDFIMSKMPEYDEANKELKKRTIEWEAVIERKKKEITDLKENLNVERPLLTQQLIEEKEEDIQIIEKELLEYQHEKFGKDGDYFKQKLNLAKPLQDQISTIVEEIAKKKRYSSVIDKSASSEAALLYINSSDEISDQVLRKLEISRNKNKLTKKEVEQLEVAERQNEIKERQRSKRDELEERQRLLEEEKEQQQQLANQNKANLNTPTETPAEKLRREKLEQIEKIKAERERIKQKKLEDLEKRKNEILKKQEEAKQAREKAKEEAIRKREEAITGKLQQTNTTTNKPVSERVQQLKKEQEERKKEVLAKKEKALKERKQQIEERKKKMQQEKLNRLKEIENRKKI; via the coding sequence ATGAAAAAAATAGTTTCTTTTTTATTGCTAACAATGTGCACGGCAGGTTTTGCACAAAAGGGTCGTATTGCTTATATAGATTCAGATTTTATAATGAGTAAAATGCCCGAATATGACGAAGCTAATAAAGAATTAAAAAAACGCACAATTGAATGGGAAGCCGTAATTGAACGCAAAAAAAAGGAAATTACAGATTTAAAAGAAAACTTAAATGTTGAACGTCCTTTGCTAACCCAACAATTAATAGAGGAAAAAGAAGAAGATATACAAATAATTGAAAAAGAACTGTTAGAATATCAACACGAAAAATTTGGTAAAGACGGTGATTATTTCAAACAAAAACTAAACTTAGCGAAACCCTTACAAGATCAAATTTCAACAATAGTTGAAGAAATCGCCAAGAAAAAACGCTATTCTTCAGTTATTGATAAATCAGCAAGTAGTGAAGCAGCTTTGTTATATATCAATTCTTCAGACGAAATTTCAGATCAAGTTTTACGTAAACTTGAAATATCGCGAAACAAAAACAAATTAACCAAAAAAGAGGTTGAACAGTTAGAAGTTGCAGAACGCCAAAATGAAATTAAAGAGCGTCAACGTTCAAAACGCGACGAACTTGAAGAACGCCAACGTTTGTTAGAAGAAGAAAAAGAACAACAACAACAATTGGCAAACCAAAATAAGGCAAATCTAAACACACCAACTGAAACGCCTGCTGAAAAATTACGTCGTGAAAAACTAGAGCAAATTGAGAAAATAAAAGCTGAACGCGAACGTATAAAACAAAAAAAACTTGAAGATTTAGAAAAACGTAAAAACGAAATTCTAAAAAAACAAGAAGAAGCAAAACAAGCACGCGAAAAAGCCAAGGAAGAAGCAATACGTAAAAGAGAAGAAGCGATTACTGGTAAATTGCAACAAACAAATACAACAACAAACAAACCTGTTTCTGAACGTGTTCAACAACTAAAAAAGGAACAAGAAGAACGCAAAAAAGAGGTTTTAGCAAAAAAAGAAAAAGCATTAAAAGAGCGCAAACAACAAATTGAAGAACGCAAGAAAAAAATGCAACAAGAAAAGCTAAATCGTTTAAAAGAAATAGAAAATCGAAAAAAAATATAA
- a CDS encoding BamA/OMP85 family outer membrane protein: protein MHRIKLKYFFPLLVCFTVNTVKAQTGNTANTDNNAKENLQNQEDQPVQQKKYRLGTVTVSGNHHFNELTISTYAGLEKGQIINLPGEEISDAIKKLWKTGYFNDINVYQTSIVDDVINLEIYLNELPRLKDVQITGVKKSKKEEILKDLQLSAPVVNTTVPTKDKKIKIVEGKIINENLIANTKNYLTNKYRKEGFYNTKVNVTKQLHSDNKTADLIIDINKGHKVRISDIDFEGNKQLANAKLRKAMKKTKLRSPLNPIRIFKPSKFIETEYKNDLSNIVDAYKEKGYRDARIISEKATYNPKNNTVAIDINLEEGNKYYIGDIRFIGNSEYPSQNLRNILGLQKGEVYNGVLLEKRVKDPTNPDAMNIENVYQNAGYLWSQVNLIETATNNDTIDFDVRIFEGPVAHFNNITVSGNDKTHDYIILRELRTLPGQKWSKADLVESVRRLGSMGIFDASALNPDVKNADAETATVDVDFPVVENGQSQVEVQGGYGGGTFIGTLALSFNNFSARNIFNKDAYTPFPMGDAQKMSLRLQAASYFKTYSLSFSEPWFGGRRPISLFGSVSYTSQKSYNFTTRDIDRNQGLNITTATLGVAKRLLVPDDAFTLSHSLSFQYYELNNYYSNFFAFRNGSSRNLAYTVELSRDNRGGLMPSIYPQSGAFFSVSGKFTFPYSLVNNIDYKNLENLEEYKYKTTSVQTNPVTGADIPAGSYLNEQGLPVANYQDARVDQDKLNQKKFNWLEYYKINFKADWYTTIFDKLVLRSQGQFGFLGAYNNDRGIIPFERFYLGGSGMMMSALDGRENVALRGYSDNSLSPSKYDNELGYNREIGGTVYNKFSLELRYPISLKGQMSAYVLTFFDAGAAYEGFANYNPFKLQRSAGAGVRVHMPMFGLLGIDFGYGFDKIPGRNEKGGWQTHFVLGQQF from the coding sequence ATGCATCGCATAAAATTAAAATACTTTTTTCCATTATTAGTATGCTTTACAGTCAACACTGTAAAAGCGCAAACAGGCAATACAGCCAACACCGATAATAATGCAAAAGAAAACTTGCAAAACCAAGAAGATCAACCAGTTCAACAAAAAAAATACCGTTTAGGCACTGTTACAGTTAGCGGTAACCATCATTTTAACGAACTAACTATTTCTACCTATGCAGGTTTAGAAAAAGGCCAAATAATTAATTTACCTGGCGAAGAAATTTCAGATGCTATAAAAAAATTATGGAAAACAGGTTATTTTAACGATATTAACGTTTATCAAACTTCGATTGTAGACGATGTTATTAACCTTGAAATTTATCTAAACGAACTTCCGCGTTTAAAAGATGTACAAATTACTGGCGTTAAAAAATCTAAAAAAGAAGAAATTTTAAAAGATTTACAATTATCTGCTCCGGTAGTAAATACAACAGTACCAACTAAAGACAAGAAAATTAAAATTGTTGAAGGTAAAATTATCAACGAAAACCTTATTGCAAACACAAAAAATTATTTAACCAACAAATACCGCAAAGAAGGTTTTTACAACACTAAAGTAAACGTTACCAAACAATTACACAGCGATAACAAAACTGCCGATTTAATTATAGACATTAACAAAGGCCATAAAGTACGCATTTCTGATATTGATTTTGAAGGAAACAAGCAACTTGCAAATGCAAAATTGCGCAAAGCAATGAAAAAAACAAAGTTGCGAAGCCCACTAAATCCAATACGTATCTTTAAACCGTCGAAATTTATTGAAACTGAATATAAAAACGATTTATCAAATATTGTAGATGCCTATAAGGAAAAAGGATACCGCGATGCACGTATCATTTCTGAAAAAGCAACATATAACCCTAAAAACAATACGGTTGCAATAGATATTAATCTTGAAGAAGGCAATAAATATTACATTGGCGATATCCGTTTTATTGGTAATAGCGAATACCCAAGTCAGAATTTAAGAAACATTTTAGGATTACAAAAAGGCGAAGTTTACAACGGTGTTTTATTAGAAAAACGCGTTAAAGATCCTACAAACCCTGATGCTATGAATATTGAAAACGTGTATCAAAATGCAGGGTATTTATGGTCACAAGTAAATTTAATTGAAACAGCAACAAACAACGATACGATTGATTTTGATGTACGCATTTTTGAAGGTCCTGTAGCGCATTTTAATAACATTACCGTTTCAGGAAACGACAAAACACATGATTACATTATTTTACGTGAATTAAGAACTTTACCAGGACAAAAATGGTCAAAAGCTGATTTGGTTGAATCAGTACGCCGCTTAGGTAGTATGGGAATTTTCGATGCTTCGGCTTTAAACCCTGATGTTAAAAATGCCGATGCAGAAACAGCAACGGTTGATGTTGATTTTCCGGTTGTTGAAAACGGTCAATCGCAAGTTGAAGTACAAGGTGGTTACGGTGGTGGTACTTTTATAGGTACATTAGCTTTATCGTTTAATAACTTTTCTGCACGTAACATTTTTAATAAAGATGCTTATACCCCTTTCCCTATGGGCGATGCGCAAAAAATGTCGTTACGTTTACAAGCTGCATCGTACTTTAAAACGTATAGTTTAAGTTTTTCTGAACCATGGTTTGGTGGTCGTCGCCCAATATCGTTATTCGGTTCGGTATCGTACACAAGTCAAAAATCATATAACTTCACAACTCGTGATATAGACCGTAATCAAGGATTAAACATAACAACAGCAACTTTAGGTGTTGCAAAACGTTTATTAGTGCCAGATGACGCTTTTACATTATCACATTCGTTAAGTTTCCAGTATTATGAACTAAATAACTATTATTCTAACTTTTTTGCATTTCGTAACGGTTCTTCACGTAACTTAGCATATACGGTAGAATTATCACGTGATAATCGTGGAGGTTTAATGCCATCTATTTATCCGCAATCAGGTGCCTTTTTTAGCGTATCGGGTAAATTCACTTTCCCATATTCTTTAGTAAACAATATAGATTATAAAAATCTTGAAAATTTAGAAGAATACAAATACAAAACTACAAGTGTACAAACAAACCCAGTAACTGGTGCCGATATTCCAGCAGGTTCGTATCTAAATGAACAAGGCTTACCAGTTGCTAATTATCAAGATGCACGTGTAGATCAAGATAAATTAAACCAAAAGAAATTTAATTGGTTAGAATATTATAAAATTAATTTTAAAGCAGATTGGTACACTACTATTTTTGATAAATTAGTACTTCGTTCTCAAGGTCAATTTGGTTTTTTAGGCGCTTACAATAATGATCGTGGTATTATTCCATTTGAACGTTTTTATTTAGGAGGAAGTGGAATGATGATGAGTGCATTAGACGGACGTGAAAATGTAGCATTACGTGGTTACAGTGACAACTCGCTAAGCCCATCAAAATATGACAATGAATTAGGATATAATAGAGAAATTGGTGGTACCGTGTACAATAAATTCTCATTAGAATTACGTTATCCTATATCACTAAAAGGACAAATGAGTGCGTATGTGTTAACATTCTTTGATGCAGGTGCTGCATACGAAGGTTTTGCTAACTACAACCCATTTAAATTGCAACGTTCGGCAGGTGCAGGTGTTCGTGTTCACATGCCTATGTTTGGTTTATTAGGTATTGATTTTGGTTATGGATTTGATAAAATACCTGGCCGAAACGAAAAAGGTGGATGGCAAACACACTTTGTGCTGGGGCAACAATTTTAA
- a CDS encoding isoprenyl transferase, which translates to MKENTIIPEKLPKHLAIIMDGNGRWAKQKGFLRTIGHENGATAVKRIVEQCARLGIPYLTLYAFSTENWNRPQFEVDMLMKLLVKALKKEVKTLHENNIKLNAIGNLNLLPASVRKELTEVLEKTKNNNRLTLSLALSYGSRNELVEATKEICNKVKNNIISIDAIDESIINEHLYTNNLPDVDLLIRTSGEQRISNFLLWQIAYAELYFCDVLWPDFSNEHLLQALQVYQNRERRYGKTSEQLNK; encoded by the coding sequence ATGAAAGAAAACACAATAATTCCTGAAAAACTACCCAAACATTTAGCCATAATTATGGACGGTAATGGCCGTTGGGCTAAACAAAAAGGTTTTTTACGCACTATAGGTCATGAAAACGGAGCTACAGCTGTGAAGCGAATTGTAGAGCAATGTGCACGTTTAGGAATACCATATTTAACACTTTATGCTTTTTCAACCGAAAACTGGAACCGCCCTCAGTTTGAAGTTGATATGCTAATGAAACTTTTAGTAAAAGCTTTAAAAAAAGAAGTAAAAACCTTACACGAAAACAATATTAAACTAAACGCAATTGGTAATTTAAATCTTTTGCCCGCTTCTGTTCGTAAAGAATTAACAGAAGTTTTAGAAAAAACAAAAAACAATAACCGCCTTACACTTTCGCTTGCTTTAAGCTACGGGTCTAGAAATGAACTAGTTGAAGCAACAAAAGAAATATGTAACAAAGTTAAAAATAATATAATTTCAATTGATGCTATTGATGAATCTATTATAAATGAGCATCTTTACACCAATAATTTACCCGATGTTGATTTGTTGATACGTACAAGCGGCGAACAACGCATTAGTAACTTTTTATTATGGCAAATTGCTTATGCCGAATTATACTTTTGCGACGTGCTTTGGCCCGACTTTTCTAACGAGCATCTTTTACAGGCTTTACAAGTTTACCAAAACCGTGAACGCCGATACGGTAAAACCAGTGAACAATTAAATAAATAA
- the porG gene encoding type IX secretion system protein PorG: MKRKLLTILTILGACTAQSQIHELGPTVGATNYIGDIGSTKHINPTDMAYGFQYKWNRSPRHSWRLNYTYMPITGKDSESDMPLRKARNLSTKNTINELLLGLEFNFFEFDLHNSWFAFTPYLHTGLAGLSYRETYFNNFNKQIEKETEYALAVPITLGIKALLNKKMVLSAEIGARYSFTDNLDGNNPAKPSTTIVAFGNTNSNDWYVFSGISLSYTFGKNPCYCAPR, from the coding sequence ATGAAAAGAAAACTTTTAACCATATTAACTATTTTAGGTGCTTGTACAGCTCAAAGTCAAATTCACGAACTTGGGCCAACTGTTGGTGCAACCAATTATATTGGTGATATTGGATCAACCAAACACATTAATCCAACCGATATGGCATATGGTTTTCAATACAAATGGAACCGTAGCCCAAGACATTCATGGCGTTTAAATTACACTTACATGCCTATTACTGGAAAAGATTCCGAATCGGACATGCCTCTTAGAAAAGCTCGTAATTTATCAACAAAAAACACCATTAACGAATTGCTGTTAGGGCTAGAATTTAACTTTTTTGAATTTGACCTACACAACAGTTGGTTTGCTTTTACCCCTTATTTACACACAGGTTTAGCAGGCTTATCGTACCGCGAAACGTACTTTAACAACTTTAATAAGCAAATTGAAAAAGAAACTGAATATGCATTAGCTGTACCAATAACTCTTGGTATAAAAGCTTTACTTAATAAAAAAATGGTGCTTAGCGCCGAAATTGGCGCACGTTATTCCTTTACCGATAACTTAGACGGGAACAATCCTGCAAAACCATCAACTACAATTGTAGCTTTTGGCAACACCAACAGCAACGATTGGTATGTTTTTTCGGGTATTAGCTTATCGTACACTTTTGGTAAAAATCCATGTTATTGCGCCCCAAGATAA